The window TTTTTTTAACCGATCAAAAAATTATTTATCTCGACAATATTTCGTCTTTTCAAAAATTAGAAAAAATGCGCAAAGAATTTGTCGCGAATGTTTCACATGAATTGCGCACCCCACTGACTGTGATCCGAGGCTATTTAGAAGGATTAAGCCATCCAAATGTGCCCCTAAGTCCGACACTCTGGCAAGATATGATTGGCAAAATGCAAAAGCAAGCCATTCGCATGGAACAAATTGTCCAAGATTTATTATTATTATCGCGCATGGAAACCAATACCATGCAACCTGAATCCAGCACTGAAATTGATATGCCAGAATTATTACATTCTATTTTACAAGATGCGCTCGCCTTAAGTAATCAAAATCATCATGATATTAAATTACGCATTGATACGAGAAAAACGATTTATGGATCGCGCATGGAATTACGCAGTGCTTTTTCTAATTTAGTGTTTAACGCTGTCAATTATACGCCGGCGCGTGGCAGTATTTTATTGCGTTGGTATGCCGATAACGAGGGTTTACATTTTAGTGTTACCGACACCGGCGTTGGCATTGATCC of the Legionellales bacterium genome contains:
- the phoR gene encoding phosphate regulon sensor histidine kinase PhoR, which produces MDAKLFANYLPTAIIMVNLDHTIDWFNRAAQTALLLNDSHQHQPIDQVIHDAAFSEYLSANTPISHQKIELDGKLRPPATFLLSIIFLTDQKIIYLDNISSFQKLEKMRKEFVANVSHELRTPLTVIRGYLEGLSHPNVPLSPTLWQDMIGKMQKQAIRMEQIVQDLLLLSRMETNTMQPESSTEIDMPELLHSILQDALALSNQNHHDIKLRIDTRKTIYGSRMELRSAFSNLVFNAVNYTPARGSILLRWYADNEGLHFSVTDTGVGIDPQHLLHLTERFYRAENERTNARGGTGLGLAIVKHVLLRHNAKLHIESTPKVGSTFRCDFPR